A single window of Salvia splendens isolate huo1 chromosome 8, SspV2, whole genome shotgun sequence DNA harbors:
- the LOC121744512 gene encoding dof zinc finger protein DOF5.1-like: MAGNKPNIPHLLHCPRCDSSNTKFCYFNNYSLSQPRHFCKSCKRYWTRGGTLRNVPVGGGCRRNKRHSATSLPQIDLPLPPLFHSLNASSSELYFPLSSFRVSSDDSGFGQNRINGLGLGFSSKPIQVAPSSPFASAANNSVFFGSSTMASLLHYDDRLSWDPNQTPSLNTNPIDQINSFDHVWNTSTSSAGAWFDPSTIGLI; this comes from the coding sequence ATGGCCGGTAATAagccaaatattcctcaccttCTCCACTGCCCTCGCTGCGATTCCTCCAACACCAAATTCTGCTACTTCAACAACTACAGCTTGTCCCAGCCTCGCCACTTCTGCAAATCCTGCAAGCGCTACTGGACCAGAGGCGGCACCCTCCGCAACGTCCCCGTCGGCGGCGGCTGCCGCAGAAACAAGCGCCACTCTGCCACCTCCCTGCCGCAGATAGATCTGCCTCTACCCCCTTTGTTTCACAGCCTCAATGCTAGTTCCTCCGAGCTCTACTTTCCCCTTTCCAGTTTTAGGGTTTCTTCAGATGATTCCGGATTCGGTCAAAATCGAATCAACGGTCTCGGGTTAGGGTTTTCATCCAAGCCGATCCAGGTGGCTCCTTCGTCGCCTTTCGCATCAGCTGCAAACAATTCTGTCTtcttcggatcttcaacaatgGCATCTTTGCTCCATTACGATGATAGACTGTCTTGGGACCCGAACCAAACTCCGAGCCTAAACACAAACCCTATCGATCAGATTAATTCGTTTGATCACGTGTGGAACACAAGCACAAGCAGCGCCGGCGCTTGGTTTGACCCCTCAACCATTGGTCTGATCTAG
- the LOC121744513 gene encoding squamosa promoter-binding protein 1-like, with protein METDREVGKMIIQETEFDEEGEDDEDIGEDNKKEGALTPSKRRASSAGGSTQRSCQAEDCTADMADAKPYHRRHKVCEFHAKAAVVLLSGIRQRFCQQCSRFHELSEFDEAKRSCRRRLAGHNERRRKSSYDSH; from the exons ATGGAAACCGACAGGGAAGTAGGGAAAATGATCATCCAGGAAACTGAATTCGACGAGGAAGGTGAAGATGACGAAGACATCGGAGAAGATAACAAGAAAGAAGGAGCATTGACTCCCTCCAAAAGAAGAGCATCTAGTGCAGGAGGATCGACACAGCGTTCTTGTCAGGCAGAAGACTGCACTGCTGATATGGCTGATGCCAAGCCTTATCATCGTCGACATAAAGTTTGTGAATTTCATGCCAAGGCGGCAGTGGTTCTTCTTTCTGGCATAAGACAGCGTTTCTGCCAACAGTGTAGCAG GTTTCACGAACTATCAGAGTTTGATGAAGCTAAAAGAAGTTGCCGCAGGCGTTTGGCAGGGCACAATGAGCGACGGCGCAAGAGTTCATATGATTCTCACTGA
- the LOC121744511 gene encoding mitochondrial arginine transporter BAC1-like isoform X1 yields the protein MGENAGFVSGYKEYVAGMLAGVATVIVGHPFDTVKVKLQKHNTEAKGIKYKNGLHCTTRILKTEGVKGLYRGATSSFVGMAFESSLAFGIYSQTKHFLQGTTQSGKPQLLAIIPSGAFAGGVVSFILCPSELVKCRMQVQGADSFLQSTSRYSSPIDCALKTVKSEGLTGIFRGGGATFLREFIGNAVFFSTYEYVSYYMHKPLRDASSDLTHVIDVGVGIFSGGLGGIACWSAVLPLDVAKTIIQTSPDKNHTRNPVQVLELIYRRSGIRGCYTGLGPTIVRAFPANAAAIVTWELAMKILGIKHD from the exons ATGGGGGAGAATGCGGGTTTTGTGTCGGGTTACAAGGAGTATGTTGCAGGTATGCTGGCCGGAGTTGCCACTGTCATTGTTGGTCATCCATTCGATACCGTCAAG GTGAAGCTGCAAAAACATAATACTGAAGCTAAGGGGATCAAGTACAAGAATGGTTTGCACTGTACTACAAGAATATTgaagacggaagga GTGAAAGGGCTCTATCGTGGCGCAACGTCTTCTTTTGTGGGAATGGCCTTTGAAAGTTCACTAGCCTTTGGAATCTATTCCCAGACAAAACACTTTCTTCAG GGAACAACACAAAGTGGAAAGCCACAGCTTCTTGCCATAATTCCTTCAGGAGCTTTTGCTGGAGGTGTTGTTAGCTTTATACTCTGCCCATCCGAGCTGGTAAAG TGTAGAATGCAAGTTCAAGGCGCTGACTCTTTCCTTCAAAGTACAAGTCGGTACAGCAGTCCGATCGATTGTGCCCTTAAAACTGTAAAAAGCGAAGGG CTTACAGGCATTTTCCGTGGAGGAGGTGCCACGTTTCTTAGAGAATTTATTGGAAATGCTGTCTTCTTTAGCACCTATGAGTACGTGAGCTATTACATGCATAAACCACTCAGGGATGCCTCCTCTGATCTAACCCATGTGATTGATGTCGGAGTTGGAATTTTTAGTGGCGGTCTTGGTGGGATAGCT TGTTGGTCTGCTGTTCTACCATTAGATGTTGCAAAGACAATAATCCAAACTTCACCGGACAAAAACCATACAAGAAATCCAGTCCAGGTTCTTGAATTG ATATATCGGAGATCTGGAATCAGAGGATGCTATACAGGACTTGGTCCTACAATAGTTAGAGCCTTTCCCGCTAACGCTGCTGCTATTGTCACATGGGAACTGGCTATGAAAATTCTGGGGATCAAGCATGATTAA
- the LOC121744511 gene encoding mitochondrial arginine transporter BAC1-like isoform X2, giving the protein MRVLCRVTRSMLQVKLQKHNTEAKGIKYKNGLHCTTRILKTEGVKGLYRGATSSFVGMAFESSLAFGIYSQTKHFLQGTTQSGKPQLLAIIPSGAFAGGVVSFILCPSELVKCRMQVQGADSFLQSTSRYSSPIDCALKTVKSEGLTGIFRGGGATFLREFIGNAVFFSTYEYVSYYMHKPLRDASSDLTHVIDVGVGIFSGGLGGIACWSAVLPLDVAKTIIQTSPDKNHTRNPVQVLELIYRRSGIRGCYTGLGPTIVRAFPANAAAIVTWELAMKILGIKHD; this is encoded by the exons ATGCGGGTTTTGTGTCGGGTTACAAGGAGTATGTTGCAG GTGAAGCTGCAAAAACATAATACTGAAGCTAAGGGGATCAAGTACAAGAATGGTTTGCACTGTACTACAAGAATATTgaagacggaagga GTGAAAGGGCTCTATCGTGGCGCAACGTCTTCTTTTGTGGGAATGGCCTTTGAAAGTTCACTAGCCTTTGGAATCTATTCCCAGACAAAACACTTTCTTCAG GGAACAACACAAAGTGGAAAGCCACAGCTTCTTGCCATAATTCCTTCAGGAGCTTTTGCTGGAGGTGTTGTTAGCTTTATACTCTGCCCATCCGAGCTGGTAAAG TGTAGAATGCAAGTTCAAGGCGCTGACTCTTTCCTTCAAAGTACAAGTCGGTACAGCAGTCCGATCGATTGTGCCCTTAAAACTGTAAAAAGCGAAGGG CTTACAGGCATTTTCCGTGGAGGAGGTGCCACGTTTCTTAGAGAATTTATTGGAAATGCTGTCTTCTTTAGCACCTATGAGTACGTGAGCTATTACATGCATAAACCACTCAGGGATGCCTCCTCTGATCTAACCCATGTGATTGATGTCGGAGTTGGAATTTTTAGTGGCGGTCTTGGTGGGATAGCT TGTTGGTCTGCTGTTCTACCATTAGATGTTGCAAAGACAATAATCCAAACTTCACCGGACAAAAACCATACAAGAAATCCAGTCCAGGTTCTTGAATTG ATATATCGGAGATCTGGAATCAGAGGATGCTATACAGGACTTGGTCCTACAATAGTTAGAGCCTTTCCCGCTAACGCTGCTGCTATTGTCACATGGGAACTGGCTATGAAAATTCTGGGGATCAAGCATGATTAA